In the Verrucomicrobiia bacterium genome, one interval contains:
- the uvrB gene encoding excinuclease ABC subunit UvrB, with amino-acid sequence MPAFELQSNYKPMGDQPSAIAQLTEGLNKGVKEQTLLGVTGSGKTFTMANVVQNIQKPTLVLSHNKTLAAQLYGEFKKFFPNNAVHYFVSYFDYYQPEAYIARSDTYIEKDSQINEEIDRLRHAATSSLLSRRDVLIVASVSCIYGIGSRDDYGAMAVEVKRGERRVRDKFLRQLTDIQYSRNDIDFHRGTFRVRGDVVDIFPAGEEVAYRTEFFGDELERITKIDPLTGEILANLEDYKIFPGSHYVTPQDKLKVAIGNIETELEQRLQQFKKNGQLLEAQRLLQRTRFDIEMLQETGFVKGIENYSRYLTNREPGEQPATLMDYFPDDFLLLIDESHMSIPQVRGMYNGDRARKEVLVEHGFRLPSALDNRPLTFTEFEKHVNKVVYVSATPAQYELSRSPEPAQQVIRPTGLIDPPIEVRPIEGQVDDLIAEIRATIAKRQRVLVTTLTKRMSEDLTDYLKDINIKVTYLHSDVDTLDRTDILRDLRLGTYDVVVGINLLREGLDLPEVSLVAILDADKEGFLRSEQALIQTVGRAARHVEGRVIMYADRVTGSMQRTLDETDRRRTIQEAYNKQHGITPTGIAKEIEKGMRPDLPEEAQRAKLDLKKIPKDEYKHLIRDLSAQMDMASANLEFEKAAELRDIIADVKSKL; translated from the coding sequence ATGCCTGCATTCGAACTTCAGTCCAATTACAAGCCCATGGGCGATCAGCCCTCGGCTATTGCCCAATTGACAGAGGGGCTCAATAAAGGCGTCAAAGAACAGACATTGCTGGGTGTTACCGGTTCGGGCAAGACTTTTACCATGGCCAACGTGGTTCAGAATATCCAAAAGCCTACGCTGGTCCTCAGCCACAACAAAACTTTGGCTGCGCAGCTGTATGGCGAATTCAAGAAGTTCTTTCCCAACAACGCTGTCCATTATTTTGTCAGCTATTTCGACTACTACCAGCCAGAGGCCTATATAGCACGCAGCGACACCTATATAGAAAAAGACTCTCAGATAAATGAAGAAATAGATCGGTTACGGCACGCTGCTACCAGTTCATTGCTGTCCCGCCGCGATGTATTAATTGTAGCCAGCGTCAGCTGTATATATGGCATTGGTTCGCGCGACGACTACGGTGCTATGGCTGTCGAAGTCAAACGGGGCGAGCGCCGAGTACGTGATAAATTCCTGCGCCAGCTGACCGACATTCAGTACAGTCGCAACGACATAGACTTTCACCGTGGTACCTTCCGGGTGCGAGGCGATGTAGTAGACATCTTTCCAGCTGGCGAAGAAGTAGCTTACCGCACCGAATTCTTTGGCGACGAGCTAGAGCGCATCACCAAGATTGATCCGCTTACCGGCGAGATCCTAGCCAACCTAGAAGACTACAAAATCTTCCCAGGCTCTCACTACGTCACACCGCAAGACAAACTCAAGGTCGCCATTGGCAACATAGAGACCGAGCTGGAACAGCGCCTGCAACAGTTCAAGAAAAACGGTCAACTGCTCGAAGCCCAGCGCCTGCTGCAACGCACCCGTTTTGACATAGAAATGCTGCAAGAGACAGGCTTTGTGAAAGGCATCGAAAATTACAGTCGTTACCTCACCAACCGTGAACCAGGCGAGCAGCCGGCTACGCTCATGGATTACTTCCCAGACGACTTCCTGCTGCTGATAGACGAATCCCATATGTCCATCCCGCAAGTCCGCGGCATGTACAACGGCGACCGTGCGCGCAAAGAGGTGTTGGTAGAGCACGGCTTTCGGCTGCCAAGCGCCCTGGACAATAGGCCGCTGACCTTTACCGAGTTCGAAAAGCATGTCAACAAAGTAGTCTACGTCAGCGCCACACCTGCACAATACGAGCTATCACGCAGCCCCGAACCCGCTCAGCAGGTCATTCGCCCTACTGGACTTATCGATCCACCCATAGAGGTCCGGCCCATCGAGGGCCAGGTGGACGACCTGATTGCCGAGATCAGGGCCACCATAGCCAAGCGACAGCGTGTGCTGGTGACCACTCTGACAAAGCGCATGTCCGAAGATCTGACCGATTACCTAAAAGACATAAACATTAAAGTGACCTACTTGCATAGCGACGTAGACACCCTCGACCGCACTGACATTCTTCGTGATCTCCGCCTAGGCACTTACGATGTTGTGGTGGGTATCAACCTGCTACGCGAGGGGCTGGACTTGCCCGAAGTATCCCTGGTAGCAATCCTGGACGCCGACAAAGAAGGCTTTTTGCGTAGCGAACAAGCCCTCATTCAGACCGTCGGCCGCGCCGCCAGACACGTCGAAGGCCGGGTCATTATGTATGCCGACCGCGTAACTGGCAGCATGCAACGCACACTAGACGAGACCGATCGCCGTCGGACCATTCAAGAGGCTTATAACAAACAACACGGCATCACTCCTACCGGCATAGCCAAAGAAATCGAAAAAGGCATGCGGCCAGACCTGCCAGAAGAAGCTCAGCGAGCCAAACTAGACCTAAAGAAAATACCAAAAGACGAGTACAAACACCTCATTCGTGATCTGTCCGCCCAAATGGACATGGCCAGTGCCAACCTAGAGTTCGAAAAAGCTGCCGAACTTCGAGACATCATTGCCGATGTTAAGAGCAAACTGTAA
- the gatC gene encoding Asp-tRNA(Asn)/Glu-tRNA(Gln) amidotransferase subunit GatC translates to MAKLTRDDVLKLARLARLHLSDKEIAQFQTEISAILGYIDQLQGIDVSNLEPTNQVTGLKNVTRPDVVKDYGPTPAELLKNAPATEKDHFKVRRVL, encoded by the coding sequence ATGGCAAAACTCACACGTGATGATGTATTAAAGCTTGCTCGACTCGCACGCCTACACCTGTCAGACAAAGAGATAGCGCAGTTTCAGACCGAAATCAGCGCCATTTTAGGCTATATTGACCAGTTACAGGGCATCGACGTCAGCAACCTTGAACCCACAAATCAAGTTACCGGGCTCAAGAATGTCACCCGGCCCGATGTGGTCAAAGACTATGGGCCTACTCCAGCAGAACTGCTTAAAAACGCACCCGCTACCGAAAAAGATCACTTCAAAGTAAGGAGAGTCCTATGA
- the gatA gene encoding Asp-tRNA(Asn)/Glu-tRNA(Gln) amidotransferase subunit GatA, whose translation MSQWDPIATLAGKVRSGETKATDLVERALKTIEEKKDFNAVLATVADRARARAKQIDEKVSKGEQAGRLAGVPFIAKDNFLTFGSETTAASNILKGFNAPYQATAIERLETEGAIVVAKANLDAFAHGTSTENSDFMTTKNPHDPERVPGGSSGGSAAAVILDMVPFALGTDTGGSIRQPASFCGAVGFKPTYGLVSRSGVVAMASSTDVVGPLTRTVQDAAQVLEVLAGKDELDGTAIDRDKNSYTDLDIGIKGKKIGLIKEYFGEGLDPDVKKQILATTDRLKQAGANVVEVSLPSLPLALACYYIIVPAEVSSNLSRYDGQRYGFSSKEAKSLDDSYNWSRSEGFGNEAKRRIMIGTYVLSSGYYDAYYRKAQQLRTKLIQEFEAAFEAVDFLAGPVAPTTAFKIGENINDPLAMYLQDIYSVAVNLVGIPAVSVPAGMVQNMPVGLQLMAPQKQDRALLAIAHTTEELIK comes from the coding sequence ATGAGTCAGTGGGACCCTATCGCAACCCTAGCGGGCAAAGTACGGTCCGGCGAGACTAAAGCTACTGATCTAGTCGAGCGAGCGCTCAAGACTATCGAAGAAAAGAAAGACTTCAACGCGGTGCTAGCCACAGTCGCCGACCGCGCTCGCGCTCGCGCAAAACAGATTGACGAAAAAGTAAGCAAGGGCGAACAAGCCGGACGCCTGGCAGGCGTACCCTTTATAGCCAAAGACAATTTTTTGACCTTTGGGTCAGAAACAACAGCCGCCAGCAACATCCTCAAGGGCTTCAATGCACCTTACCAGGCGACAGCTATAGAAAGGCTCGAGACCGAAGGCGCCATAGTAGTTGCAAAAGCCAACCTAGATGCCTTTGCCCATGGCACCAGCACCGAAAACAGTGATTTTATGACTACCAAAAATCCCCACGACCCAGAGCGCGTACCAGGCGGTTCGTCCGGTGGTTCGGCGGCAGCAGTCATCTTGGATATGGTCCCCTTTGCACTGGGTACTGACACCGGTGGTTCTATTCGCCAGCCCGCTAGCTTCTGTGGCGCTGTGGGCTTCAAGCCTACCTACGGACTCGTATCCCGCAGCGGTGTCGTAGCTATGGCTAGCAGTACTGATGTCGTTGGGCCTCTTACGCGAACAGTCCAAGATGCAGCCCAGGTACTAGAGGTACTAGCCGGCAAAGACGAACTAGATGGTACCGCCATTGACCGCGACAAGAATTCTTACACTGACTTAGACATCGGTATAAAGGGCAAAAAGATTGGTCTGATCAAAGAATATTTTGGCGAAGGCCTAGACCCAGATGTCAAAAAGCAAATCCTAGCCACCACAGACCGTCTCAAACAAGCCGGTGCCAATGTAGTAGAAGTCAGCCTGCCTTCGCTTCCGCTCGCCTTGGCTTGTTATTACATCATTGTGCCAGCCGAAGTCAGCAGTAACTTGAGCCGTTACGATGGCCAACGTTATGGCTTCTCGTCCAAGGAGGCCAAGAGCCTGGACGACAGCTATAACTGGTCACGCAGCGAAGGCTTTGGCAACGAAGCCAAGCGCCGTATTATGATTGGCACCTACGTGCTGAGCAGCGGCTACTACGACGCTTACTACCGTAAAGCTCAACAGCTGCGCACAAAGCTCATCCAAGAATTTGAAGCCGCTTTTGAAGCAGTAGATTTTCTGGCAGGACCAGTAGCACCAACAACTGCTTTTAAAATTGGCGAAAACATCAATGATCCATTGGCTATGTATTTGCAAGATATTTACTCTGTAGCCGTGAACCTTGTGGGGATTCCCGCTGTCAGCGTACCGGCTGGCATGGTACAAAATATGCCAGTGGGATTGCAGCTGATGGCACCGCAGAAACAAGACCGAGCATTACTGGCAATCGCACATACAACAGAGGAGTTAATCAAATGA
- the gatB gene encoding Asp-tRNA(Asn)/Glu-tRNA(Gln) amidotransferase subunit GatB — MVSPETRKKYTVTIGLETHVQLKTKTKLFSAVDNDAREAPPNTLISHIDLGMPGALPVLNQGAVDLAIKAAFALGTPPQKLSTFDRKHYFYPDLPNGYQITQFYNPIIKDGAVTFWLDGQEHRVRIHEAHLEADAGKSTHPTGKDYSLVDLNRAGTPLLEIVSEPDIHSPAEAKAYARELYLLVRYAGISEASLYYGNMRFDVNVSVSTTDQLGTRSETKNLNSFKSVEKAAEYEIDRQIELLEKGEKIVQETRGWDEAKQKTISQRGKEEAHDYRYMPDPDLPPLELTDAMLEQTKNSMPLMPHDYREVFKQLGLDEAVTESLIDTSQHAAVVKEVFDQHGPAHAKRIANWFVNVITDIAEEAQQRYKSDTSAVVQLSQMVEDKKLSSTAAKDIWIELFNNGGDPEKIAQAKNLLQVSDKDEIAKIVQQVLSENPQAAQDIKEGQMKAIGFLVGQVMKASQGKANPGLAQELIKKQLES, encoded by the coding sequence ATGGTGAGTCCAGAGACACGTAAAAAATACACGGTCACTATTGGCCTGGAAACGCATGTCCAGCTAAAAACCAAGACCAAGCTTTTTTCGGCCGTAGACAACGACGCCCGTGAGGCGCCGCCAAACACGCTCATTAGCCACATCGACCTGGGTATGCCAGGGGCTTTGCCCGTCCTGAACCAGGGGGCGGTCGACCTAGCTATCAAGGCAGCCTTTGCATTGGGCACGCCGCCACAAAAGCTTAGTACCTTTGACCGCAAGCATTACTTTTACCCAGACCTGCCCAACGGCTACCAGATAACACAGTTTTATAACCCCATCATCAAAGATGGTGCCGTGACATTTTGGCTAGACGGCCAGGAGCACCGCGTGCGCATCCACGAAGCACATCTAGAAGCCGACGCCGGCAAGAGCACTCACCCCACCGGCAAAGACTACAGCTTGGTCGATCTCAACCGGGCCGGCACACCACTACTCGAAATAGTTTCCGAACCAGACATACACAGCCCAGCCGAAGCTAAAGCCTACGCCCGCGAGCTGTACCTACTGGTCCGCTACGCCGGCATATCAGAAGCCAGCTTGTACTATGGCAACATGCGATTTGACGTCAATGTCAGTGTCAGCACCACCGATCAACTGGGCACCCGCAGCGAAACCAAGAACCTGAACAGCTTCAAGAGTGTCGAGAAAGCAGCCGAGTACGAGATCGACCGCCAGATAGAACTACTGGAAAAGGGCGAGAAAATCGTCCAGGAAACTCGTGGCTGGGACGAGGCAAAGCAAAAGACCATTAGCCAGCGCGGCAAAGAAGAAGCCCACGACTACCGCTACATGCCAGACCCAGACCTGCCCCCCTTAGAACTCACCGACGCTATGCTAGAGCAAACCAAAAACAGCATGCCACTCATGCCCCACGACTACCGAGAGGTTTTCAAGCAACTTGGGTTAGATGAAGCAGTTACCGAATCCCTCATAGATACCTCTCAGCACGCCGCAGTTGTAAAAGAAGTCTTTGACCAACATGGACCAGCTCATGCCAAGCGCATAGCCAACTGGTTTGTTAACGTTATCACTGACATCGCAGAAGAGGCCCAACAACGATACAAATCAGACACGTCGGCAGTAGTACAGCTATCACAAATGGTAGAAGACAAAAAACTCAGCTCTACAGCCGCCAAAGACATATGGATAGAATTGTTCAACAATGGCGGTGATCCCGAAAAAATTGCCCAGGCCAAGAATCTGCTGCAGGTATCAGACAAAGATGAGATTGCTAAAATAGTCCAACAAGTACTTTCCGAAAACCCTCAAGCTGCCCAAGACATCAAGGAAGGCCAGATGAAAGCCATCGGCTTCTTGGTTGGCCAGGTCATGAAAGCCTCACAGGGCAAAGCCAATCCTGGGCTTGCGCAAGAACTCATAAAAAAACAGCTCGAATCCTAG
- a CDS encoding sugar phosphate nucleotidyltransferase — protein MPQYKPVRKAVIAAAGFGTRFLPQTKAMPKEMLPIIDKPVIQLVVEDLVAAGVTDIIIVTGPTKRAIEDHFDRALELEDELRGKGKDAVADTLKDIAEMANFIYLRQKGLPKGNGRPALNAAHLIGDEPFFMFFGDDFFTGHITRAQQLLETYSQTGKSVISLIEVDRKDADKYGMVAISEKLDDKSFRLDSLVEKPGAKDAPSEFASIGGYLLTPEILPILADEHTSSRGELELPGAINRLAQQDTVYGRFIEGDYHDTGSPELYLRALIDTALDDDRLGPDLRDYLQQKLQ, from the coding sequence ATGCCTCAGTACAAACCAGTCAGAAAAGCAGTCATCGCCGCAGCTGGCTTTGGCACTCGATTCTTGCCACAAACCAAGGCCATGCCCAAGGAAATGCTGCCAATCATTGATAAACCAGTCATTCAATTAGTTGTAGAAGATTTGGTTGCAGCAGGGGTGACGGATATTATCATAGTCACTGGGCCTACCAAACGAGCCATCGAGGACCATTTTGATCGTGCCCTCGAGCTCGAAGACGAGCTACGAGGCAAGGGCAAGGATGCGGTCGCCGACACCCTCAAAGATATCGCTGAGATGGCCAACTTTATTTACCTCCGACAAAAAGGCCTTCCAAAAGGAAATGGCCGTCCCGCCCTGAATGCAGCCCATCTTATTGGCGACGAACCGTTCTTTATGTTTTTTGGTGACGACTTTTTTACAGGACACATTACCCGTGCCCAACAGCTACTAGAAACCTACAGCCAGACTGGCAAGTCAGTTATTTCGCTCATAGAAGTAGACCGCAAAGACGCCGACAAGTACGGTATGGTAGCAATCAGCGAGAAACTCGACGACAAGAGCTTTAGGCTAGATAGCCTTGTCGAAAAACCAGGAGCCAAGGATGCACCGTCAGAATTTGCTTCTATTGGAGGGTATCTTCTGACACCAGAAATTTTGCCCATATTAGCAGATGAGCACACCAGCTCACGGGGAGAGCTAGAACTGCCCGGGGCAATCAACAGGCTGGCTCAGCAAGATACCGTATACGGTCGCTTCATCGAAGGTGATTACCATGACACCGGCAGTCCAGAACTATACTTGCGCGCCCTGATAGATACCGCCCTAGACGACGACAGGCTCGGGCCGGATCTTCGGGACTACCTGCAGCAAAAATTGCAGTAG
- a CDS encoding YtxH domain-containing protein: MAKEEKKEHAGRNMAIGAALAAGAGYVAGILTAPKSGKDTRKDIKDTAVKTKTEAEKRLKVMHSEATDLIGKAKTLAKNVGSGSKDELNQAIESAVSAREKARNLLSALHEGDADDKDLEEAIAEVNSAVEHLKKYVSKNVQQSKKA, from the coding sequence ATGGCAAAAGAAGAAAAGAAAGAACACGCTGGACGTAACATGGCTATTGGCGCAGCACTGGCCGCTGGCGCAGGCTACGTCGCTGGCATCTTAACAGCTCCAAAGAGCGGCAAAGATACTCGCAAAGACATAAAAGACACCGCCGTAAAGACCAAGACAGAAGCCGAGAAACGACTCAAGGTCATGCACAGTGAAGCCACAGACCTCATTGGCAAGGCAAAAACTCTCGCTAAAAATGTTGGCAGTGGTTCAAAAGACGAGCTCAACCAAGCTATCGAGTCAGCTGTCAGCGCCCGCGAGAAAGCTCGCAATCTACTGAGCGCCCTCCACGAAGGTGACGCAGACGACAAAGACCTCGAAGAGGCTATCGCAGAAGTAAACAGCGCCGTCGAGCATCTAAAAAAATACGTCAGCAAAAATGTCCAGCAGTCCAAAAAAGCCTAA
- a CDS encoding DUF5665 domain-containing protein, which yields MLETLYETGYARHRDVYKMSFIKGVVAGFGGVLGATILVALLLWIISLFDSAPLIGPVLDGLRDTVKSKPQ from the coding sequence ATGCTCGAGACTCTTTATGAAACCGGATATGCCAGGCATCGTGACGTCTACAAGATGAGCTTTATAAAAGGCGTCGTGGCCGGCTTCGGCGGTGTGCTAGGCGCTACCATCTTGGTGGCATTACTGCTCTGGATTATCTCCCTGTTTGATTCAGCACCACTCATAGGCCCCGTGCTTGACGGCCTCAGAGACACCGTTAAAAGCAAACCCCAATAA
- a CDS encoding low molecular weight phosphatase family protein codes for MKILFVCRGNNCRSQMAETLYNHMTNSTNASSAGTRVEGAGDTLAEFGKRPGIKSFTVDVMRDAGFNIQDKVQTQLTKDMLTKYDVVVSMAAKQFTPTWLSSAPNYIYWKIPDPKGRSYEITKHAKDAVEQKIHELIKTKG; via the coding sequence ATGAAAATACTATTCGTCTGCAGAGGCAACAACTGCCGCAGTCAGATGGCGGAGACGCTATATAATCATATGACCAATTCAACCAATGCAAGTTCTGCAGGCACACGGGTTGAAGGAGCAGGAGACACTCTAGCTGAATTCGGCAAGCGTCCCGGTATTAAGTCCTTCACTGTAGATGTTATGCGTGACGCTGGGTTTAATATCCAGGATAAGGTGCAGACTCAGCTCACGAAAGACATGCTCACCAAATATGATGTAGTCGTTAGTATGGCCGCGAAACAGTTCACGCCCACCTGGCTGTCATCAGCTCCAAACTACATATATTGGAAAATACCTGATCCAAAAGGTCGGAGCTATGAAATTACAAAACATGCCAAGGATGCGGTTGAACAGAAAATTCATGAGTTGATTAAGACCAAGGGCTAA
- a CDS encoding DNA polymerase III subunit alpha, with protein MHLHNHTQFSLLDGLTRVGPLMDFVKEQGMKAVAMTDHGTLSGAIEFYKEAKARDIKPIIGIETYVAARRHTDKDPQKDKNRFHLILLAMNNTGYQNLMQLSTKANLDGFYYFPRIDHELLEKYHEGIIALSACMGGEIGNALKQDQYAQAVEIATWYKKLFGDRYYLEIQDHGHPENQLHSSEQGAINQQVLQLGKELDIPVVVTCDAHYLHHEDQDAHEILLCVGTGSFLSDEKRMSLKDYPLHVETPAEIIKRWGAEYPDVITTTAAIADRCNVELELGKILIPKFPVPEGETEKTYLDKLVYRGLAWRYGGTAEEAAAKVSIAAAKKTLPKNIAERATYELGVIDKMGFNGYFLIIQDFINWGKDNGIVFGPGRGSAAGSIISYALKVTELDPMQYDLLFERFLNPDRISMPDVDIDIQDTRRNEVIQYCVEKYGTERVANIVTFGRMFARNAVRDVARVLQVPYADADRLAKMIPAPVQGRHIPLPTSLKDDADLKREYETNEVSRQVLDQAVRLEGTVRSHGVHAAGVVIAPDDIVKFVPLEMAQKGVVATQYPMGPVEELGLLKMDFLGLSNLTIIKNALRIVKRVYGNDLDINTIPLNDDKTFELFQRGDTTGVFQLESAGMKRYLKELRPTAFEDIVAMVALYRPGPMQFIDSFIKRKHGQEDITYLHPGLENSLKNTYGILVYQEQFMQISKEWCGFSGGQADTLRKAVGKKKIDLMRKVKVEFVEGAVKHGGATEAMAEKFWDQLEEFANYCFNKSHAACYALIAYQTAYLKAHYPAAFMAALMTSDFDDTDRLAIEITECKHMGIEVLPPDVNESYLEFAVVPKTNQIRFGMAAIKNVGTGAADEIIHTRDANGQFETLEDFFTRVNTRVANRKTLESLVKSGAFDRYGERSFLLHNMDVLLAYASRLQKEKASGQTDLFGNIIDDAMAHKPTLKLDNPTEVFNQQEQLIWERELLGLYLSQHPLEAYELFLAERTTPIKSLKPEHDGKPVTIGGAIQDVREITTKNGQKMAFVKLADQFSELELILFPSMYQQTVGIWERDKVILVKGKINAKDRDGNMSQELKVLVDDAREITHAQAVAYQATGKKPKVVKPSKKPRTSAAAVVTSKEAVPQRIYIRLERSDDHKTLLELRQAIDANKGDAEVVLVVGPEATKQVIRLPIRVQADASILASFGSLVGADNVKVQ; from the coding sequence GTGCATCTGCATAATCACACCCAATTTAGTTTATTGGACGGTCTCACACGCGTTGGGCCTTTGATGGATTTTGTCAAAGAGCAGGGTATGAAAGCCGTGGCCATGACCGACCACGGTACTTTATCTGGGGCTATCGAATTTTATAAAGAGGCCAAAGCTCGAGACATCAAACCCATCATTGGTATAGAGACTTATGTGGCCGCCCGCCGACATACCGACAAAGACCCCCAGAAGGACAAAAACCGCTTTCACCTGATCCTGCTGGCCATGAATAACACAGGCTACCAGAACCTCATGCAGCTGAGCACCAAGGCTAACCTGGACGGGTTTTACTATTTCCCCCGCATAGACCACGAACTACTAGAGAAATACCACGAAGGCATCATTGCCCTTAGCGCCTGCATGGGTGGCGAGATAGGCAACGCCCTCAAGCAAGACCAGTATGCTCAGGCAGTCGAGATAGCTACCTGGTACAAGAAGCTTTTTGGGGATAGGTATTATCTAGAGATTCAAGATCATGGACACCCCGAAAACCAGCTGCACAGCAGCGAACAAGGGGCTATCAACCAGCAGGTCCTACAGCTTGGCAAAGAACTAGACATCCCGGTAGTCGTAACCTGCGACGCCCACTACCTGCACCATGAAGACCAGGATGCTCACGAGATCTTGCTGTGCGTGGGAACAGGCTCATTCCTCAGCGACGAAAAGCGCATGTCGCTTAAAGACTACCCACTACACGTCGAAACACCGGCAGAGATCATCAAACGTTGGGGCGCAGAGTATCCCGACGTTATCACCACTACGGCAGCCATTGCAGACCGCTGCAATGTCGAACTAGAGCTAGGCAAGATCCTGATTCCAAAATTTCCAGTGCCAGAAGGCGAGACAGAGAAAACTTATCTAGACAAACTGGTCTACCGCGGACTAGCCTGGCGCTACGGCGGCACAGCAGAAGAAGCGGCAGCCAAAGTCAGCATTGCGGCAGCCAAAAAGACACTGCCCAAAAACATTGCCGAGCGAGCAACCTACGAACTCGGGGTGATAGACAAAATGGGCTTTAACGGCTATTTCCTTATCATTCAGGATTTTATTAACTGGGGTAAGGACAATGGCATTGTGTTTGGCCCGGGCCGCGGTTCGGCCGCTGGTTCTATCATTTCATATGCGTTAAAAGTGACCGAGCTAGACCCCATGCAGTACGACTTGCTGTTCGAGCGCTTCCTAAACCCGGACCGCATCAGCATGCCCGACGTCGATATCGACATCCAGGACACCAGGCGTAACGAGGTTATTCAGTACTGTGTAGAAAAGTATGGCACCGAGCGGGTAGCAAATATCGTTACCTTTGGCCGCATGTTTGCTCGTAACGCCGTGCGCGACGTAGCCCGGGTGCTGCAAGTGCCCTATGCCGATGCCGACCGCCTGGCCAAGATGATACCCGCGCCAGTACAAGGCCGTCACATACCACTGCCAACGTCACTCAAGGATGATGCCGACCTGAAGCGTGAGTACGAGACAAACGAAGTATCACGCCAGGTCCTGGACCAAGCGGTGCGCCTAGAGGGTACGGTGCGCAGTCATGGTGTGCACGCAGCCGGAGTAGTTATCGCGCCTGATGATATCGTCAAATTTGTGCCGCTTGAAATGGCCCAAAAAGGGGTGGTAGCCACCCAGTACCCTATGGGTCCGGTTGAAGAGCTCGGGCTCCTAAAGATGGACTTCTTAGGACTGAGCAACCTGACCATCATCAAGAACGCATTGCGTATTGTTAAAAGGGTGTATGGCAACGACCTCGACATCAACACTATTCCGCTAAACGACGACAAAACATTTGAATTGTTCCAGCGTGGCGACACCACTGGCGTGTTCCAGCTGGAATCCGCCGGCATGAAACGCTACCTGAAAGAGCTGCGACCTACCGCCTTTGAAGATATCGTCGCGATGGTGGCGCTGTACCGGCCTGGCCCTATGCAGTTTATTGACAGTTTCATTAAGCGCAAGCACGGCCAAGAGGACATAACCTACCTGCACCCCGGCCTAGAGAACTCGCTCAAGAATACTTACGGCATCTTGGTCTATCAGGAACAGTTCATGCAGATATCCAAGGAATGGTGTGGCTTTAGCGGCGGACAGGCCGACACACTGCGCAAGGCAGTAGGCAAGAAAAAGATCGACCTTATGCGCAAGGTAAAAGTCGAATTTGTCGAAGGAGCCGTCAAGCACGGTGGCGCCACCGAGGCAATGGCCGAAAAGTTCTGGGACCAACTGGAAGAATTTGCCAATTACTGTTTTAACAAATCACACGCTGCCTGTTACGCCCTGATAGCCTACCAAACGGCCTATCTAAAGGCCCACTATCCGGCCGCCTTCATGGCCGCCCTTATGACGAGTGACTTCGACGACACCGACCGCCTGGCTATCGAGATTACCGAATGCAAACATATGGGTATCGAGGTACTGCCGCCAGACGTCAACGAATCATACCTAGAATTTGCCGTAGTGCCCAAGACCAATCAGATCCGATTTGGTATGGCGGCCATCAAAAACGTAGGTACGGGTGCAGCCGACGAGATCATACACACTCGGGATGCCAATGGCCAATTTGAAACCCTAGAGGATTTCTTTACCAGAGTGAACACCCGTGTAGCCAACCGCAAAACACTGGAAAGTTTGGTCAAGTCTGGCGCCTTTGATCGTTATGGCGAACGCAGTTTTCTGCTCCACAATATGGATGTTTTGCTAGCCTATGCCTCTCGCCTGCAAAAAGAAAAGGCCAGTGGCCAGACAGACCTCTTTGGCAATATTATTGACGACGCCATGGCTCACAAACCCACACTCAAGTTAGACAACCCCACTGAAGTGTTTAACCAGCAAGAGCAACTGATCTGGGAGCGCGAGCTGCTTGGTCTGTATCTGAGCCAACACCCCCTGGAGGCCTACGAACTCTTTCTTGCAGAACGAACCACACCGATCAAAAGCCTCAAGCCAGAACACGATGGCAAGCCCGTGACCATCGGCGGGGCTATCCAGGATGTCCGCGAGATCACTACAAAAAATGGTCAAAAAATGGCATTTGTAAAACTAGCCGACCAATTCAGCGAGCTAGAACTCATACTGTTTCCCAGCATGTACCAGCAAACCGTCGGCATCTGGGAGCGCGACAAAGTTATCTTGGTAAAAGGCAAAATAAACGCCAAAGACCGTGACGGCAACATGTCCCAGGAGTTGAAAGTACTGGTAGATGACGCCCGTGAGATAACCCACGCCCAAGCGGTGGCCTATCAGGCAACTGGCAAAAAGCCCAAGGTGGTAAAACCATCCAAAAAACCACGCACTAGTGCAGCCGCCGTGGTCACGTCCAAAGAGGCCGTTCCGCAACGCATATATATCCGGCTGGAACGCAGTGATGACCATAAAACCCTGCTGGAGCTCCGCCAGGCTATCGACGCCAACAAGGGCGATGCCGAAGTAGTGCTGGTGGTGGGACCAGAGGCAACCAAACAAGTCATTCGATTGCCCATACGGGTACAGGCCGACGCTTCCATCCTGGCCTCGTTCGGCAGCCTCGTAGGTGCCGATAACGTCAAAGTTCAATAA